A region of Rhodamnia argentea isolate NSW1041297 chromosome 9, ASM2092103v1, whole genome shotgun sequence DNA encodes the following proteins:
- the LOC115756610 gene encoding HEAT repeat-containing protein 6, with translation MAGSSTSAATAPSTAAIRSWRTGFLTLRDEMLTSPPRTSLADLLHSLIFSNSSALVAAAPNLPPHEVTADMLFLIELVSNADLVHGNGSSFCTHLCHLVHDVTRRVSLDINLSSWMRILNSFDKSMEVLVGGEGMKGGQFANAATIRPIMDCLETLRCLLGAFHRKSSLSENMELVKFLCRNVACTRMKLFSSSYRSGNKIHAAFAEKRAPRFSSLWEVQTLAFTMLGEAFSRAGSLFPPDIWQLVVEVIRKEMDSLASMNLIVEDNVMSKFYASLLQCLHLILVEPKCSLSDHVPGFVVALRGFFTYGLTSSRLQHEFPIASWGEKEVSSGSSSSRLGQQQKADRKPYRPPHLRKKDSSCSKHVKKLDSQSSSEHESSTIEFMTSDSDYSDSDSLGRESNVTQSSKVRIAAIRCVQDLCQADHKSFTSQWTMILPTSDALESRKFDPTLMTCLLFDPYLKVRIAAATTLAVVLDGPSSAFMQIAEYRDSSKLGSFTSLSSSLGEILMQLHRGIIHLIMRETHGGLLGSLFKILMLLISSTPYMRMPRDLLPTVIKSLQARTEEDFSSKMDQTSLLAATISCLTAALSTSFPSVPVQEVLAGEISQGFLMTQKKSGVLSTLFKHSEPLMNLTTRIEALQGIRAVSHNYPSIMLGCWQQVFSVVYVNLGVGEFPRSACRGQSGNISGVLWEKVIAAAVKVLDECLRAICGFRGTEDLCDDRLIDSPFASELVRMKKISSAPSHIIESPDNSRDNPEAGHTGSEQWCEAIEKYLPLTLWHTSSLVRTASVTSFAGITSSAFNSLPKLKQDFILSSTINAALEDAVPSVRSAACRAIGVIACFPEVSQSAEIVDKLIHAVEVNTRDSIVSVRVTACWALANICDSLRHCFSGMHQMELLELEKYGRRLTFLVECALRLINDGDKVKSNAVRALGSLSRFVMCTGLPGAHERLAECASSSRISNSVGHPSTFYLQNQRRLSCVASCGGSDMLGRMVQAFLSCVTTGNVKVQWNVCHALSNLFRNETLQLRDEDWAPSVFSILLLLLRDSSNFKIRIQAAAALAVPASKCYYGKSFSDVVQGLEHVLENLGSDQEASPCSFKYRVALEKQLTSSMLHVISLVRSTDHQPLKDFLVKKASFLEEWLKALCLSLKETSSHCEAEDISVENQKKEIISKALRSLVEVYESGNHHTTAEKFKVLHEMIC, from the exons ATGGCGGGGAGCTCCACGTCAGCCGCCACCGCGCCGTCGACAGCTGCGATCAGGTCATGGAGGACAGGGTTCCTGACTCTGAGAGACGAGATGCTCACGAGCCCTCCTAGAACTTCCCTCGCGGATCTCCTCCACAGCCTCATCTTCTCCAATTCCTCTGCTCTCGTCGCTGCTGCTCCTAACCTCCCTCCTCACGAG GTCACCGCAGATATGCTATTTCTGATAGAATTGGTTTCAAATGCGGATCTTGTTCATGGAAATGGGAGCTCTTTCTGCACTCACTTGTGTCACTTG GTTCATGATGTTACTCGCCGTGTTTCACTGGATATAAATCTCTCTTCTTGGATGCGTATACTCAACTCTTTTGATAAGTCCATGGAAGTTTTGGTGGGTGGAGAGGGAATGAAGGGTGGGCAGTTTGCCAATGCAGCTACAATTAGGCCTATCATGGACTGCTTAGAGACTTTAAG ATGCCTTCTTGGTGCATTCCACAGAAAATCATCTTTGTCTGAAAATATGGAGCTAGTGAAGTTTCTTTGCCGCAATGTTGCCTGCACCCGTATGAAACTGTTTTCTTCATCTTATAGAAGTGGCAATAAGATACATGCTGCTTTTGCTGAGAAGAGAGCGCCTAGATTTAGCAGTTTATGGGAAGTTCAGACTCTTGCATTTACTATGCTTGGAGAAGCTTTCTCCAGAGCTGGCTCCTTGTTTCCACCTGACATCTGGCAATTAGTCGTTGAG GTGATACGGAAAGAGATGGATTCTTTGGCGTCTATGAATCTGATTGTGGAAGACAATGTCATGTCCAA GTTTTATGCTTCTCTTCTTCAGTGTCTGCATTTGATTCTTGTGGAACCTAAGTGTTCCCTTTCTGACCAT GTACCTGGTTTTGTCGTGGCTTTACGTGGATTTTTTACATATGGTCTCACAAGTAGCAGACTGCAACATGAATTCCCAATTGCTAGTTGGGGGGAGAAGGAAGTTAGTTCTGGGAGCTCAAGTTCAAGATTGGGTCAACAACAAAAAGCAGATCGTAAACCATATAGGCCTCCACATTTACGGAAAAAGGACAGTTCTTGCTCTAAGCACGTTAAAAAGTTGGATTCACAGAGTTCCTCAGAACATGAATCTTCCACAATAGAGTTCATGACATCAGATTCAGATTACAGCGATAGTGACAGCTTAGGAAGAGAAAGCAATGTTACCCAGAGCTCTAAGGTCAGAATAGCCGCCATTCGTTGCGTCCAG GACCTCTGTCAAGCTGATCACAAATCCTTCACATCTCAGTGGACCATGATTCTACCCACCAGTGATGCATTAGAGTCAAG GAAGTTCGATCCTACTCTGATGACATGCTTGTTGTTCGATCCTTATTTGAAG GTGCGGATAGCAGCTGCAACTACTCTGGCTGTTGTGTTGGATGGTCCTTCATCTGCTTTTATGCAGATCGCAGAATACAGGGATTCCTCTAAGCTTGGGTCTTTTACATCCTTATCAAGTTCCCTTGGCGAGATATTAATGCAACTTCATAGAG GAATCATCCACCTAATCATGCGTGAAACACATGGTGGATTGCTGGGATCTTTGTTCAAGATTCTTATGCTCTTGATATCATCCACACC ATATATGAGAATGCCTCGTGACTTGTTGCCAACTGTTATTAAATCTCTACAAGCCAGAACAGAAGAAGACTTTTCATCCAAAATGGATCAAACTAGTCTTCTG GCAGCTACAATCAGTTGTTTGACAGCGGCTCTGTCAACTTCATTCCCATCAGTGCCAGTGCAAGAAGTGCTTGCTGGAGAAATATCGCAGG GTTTCTTAATGACTCAGAAGAAATCAGGTGTTCTGTCTACATTATTTAAGCATTCTGAGCCACTGATGAACCTTACAACAAGGATTGAGGCTCTTCAG GGTATTAGAGCTGTATCGCACAATTACCCGAGCATAATGCTAGGGTGCTGGCAACAAGTTTTTTCGGTTGTTTATGTTAACCTTGGAGTTGGTGAGTTCCCTAGGAGTGCATGCAGAGGACAAAGTGGAAATATATCTGGGGTCCTTTGGGAGAAAGTCATTGCAGCTGCGGTCAAG GTTTTGGATGAATGTCTTCGGGCAATTTGTGGATTTAGAGGAACTGAAGATTTATGTGATGATAGATTAATTGATAGCCCTTTTGCGTCTGAGCTTGTGCGGATGAAGAAGATCTCATCTGCCCCATCTCATATTATAGAAAGCCCAGATAATTCCAGAGACAATCCTGAAGCAGGTCATACGGGAAGTGAGCAGTGGTGTGAGGCAATTGAGAAATATTTGCCGCTGACCTTGTGGCACACTTCTTCACTG GTGAGAACAGCATCAGTCACTTCTTTTGCTGGTATAACTTCTTCAGCATTCAATTCCCTGCCAAAGCTCAAACAGGATTTCATTCTGTCTTCTACA ATAAATGCTGCTCTGGAAGATGCCGTACCTTCTGTCAGGTCTGCTGCTTGTCGAGCCATTGGTGTGATTGCATGTTTTCCAGAAGTTTCTCAAAG TGCAGAGATTGTTGACAAGTTGATTCATGCTGTGGAAGTTAACACCCGCGATTCCATAGTTTCG GTGCGTGTGACAGCCTGTTGGGCCTTGGCAAACATATGTGATTCGCTCCGTCACTGTTTCAGTGGCATGCACCAAATGGAGCTTCTAG AATTGGAGAAATATGGTCGACGTTTGACCTTCTTGGTTGAGTGTGCTTTGCGTTTAATCAATGATGGAGACAAG GTAAAGTCAAATGCTGTACGGGCTCTTGGGAGTCTTTCCCGATTTGTCATGTGTACAGGCTTACCCGGTGCTCATGAGAGGCTTGCAGAATGCGCAAGTTCGTCTAGGATTAGCAACTCTGTGGGACATCCATCGACCTTCTATCTGCAGAATCAGAGACGATTGTCCTGTGTAGCCTCTTGTGGAGGTTCTGATATGTTAGGAAGGATGGTCCAGGCTTTTCTTTCCTGTGTGACGACAGGGAACGTTAAG GTCCAATGGAATGTTTGTCATGCGTTGAGTAATTTATTTCGTAATGAGACACTGCAGCTGAGAGATGAGGATTG GGCTCCATCTGTTTTCAGTATTCTTTTATTACTTCTACGTGATTCTTCCAACTTCAAGATCAGGATACAAGCTGCTGCTGCTCTGGCTGTTCCAGCATCAAAATGTT ATTATGGTAAATCTTTCTCAGATGTGGTCCAAGGGTTGGAGCATGTGCTTGAGAATCTTGGCTCAGATCAAGAAGCAAGCCCCTGTAGTTTCAAGTATAGAGTTGCACTTGAGAAGCAG TTGACCTCCTCAATGCTACACGTTATCAGCCTTGTCCGGAGCACAGATCACCAACCTTTGAAAGACTTTCTAGTGAAA AAAGCCTCTTTCTTAGAGGAATGGTTGAAGGCACTATGCTTATCATTGAAGGAGACAAGTAGTCATTGTGAAGCTGAAGATATTTCAGTTGagaaccaaaagaaagaaattatatcCAAGGCCTTGAGGTCCTTAGTTGAGGTGTATGAAAGTGGAAACCATCACACAACAGCAGAGAAATTTAAGGTGCTGCATGAGATGATATGCTGA